The following coding sequences are from one Lipingzhangella halophila window:
- a CDS encoding RICIN domain-containing protein, whose translation MTRNRITASAAVLLSVFTGATLASALPAAAESGQVSQGIDYQIRFEPNDARMVPLGGSSARTDVRVWPHDHRGMDWELSRTGSSGNHATYEIRNLHSNLCLEPKDGRVQSGQRIEQRECTGRDHQEWILPYMGDNGHHIVPVRNSHLGATLENPNWTGSFLKLGYRSSANPDYRWDFEPL comes from the coding sequence ATGACCAGGAACCGCATTACCGCGTCCGCCGCCGTCCTCCTCTCCGTATTTACCGGTGCCACGCTGGCATCCGCGCTTCCTGCCGCAGCAGAATCCGGACAGGTGTCCCAGGGAATCGACTACCAGATTCGCTTCGAACCGAACGACGCCCGAATGGTCCCCCTCGGGGGCTCCTCCGCGCGTACCGATGTCCGTGTCTGGCCCCACGATCACCGTGGAATGGACTGGGAGTTGTCCCGTACCGGATCCTCGGGAAACCATGCCACCTACGAGATCCGCAACCTGCACAGCAACCTGTGCCTGGAACCGAAGGACGGCCGCGTCCAATCCGGGCAACGGATAGAGCAGCGAGAGTGCACCGGACGGGACCATCAGGAGTGGATACTGCCGTACATGGGGGACAACGGGCATCACATAGTTCCCGTACGCAATTCCCACCTGGGAGCGACCCTGGAGAATCCCAATTGGACGGGGTCGTTCCTCAAGCTTGGATACCGCAGTTCCGCCAACCCGGACTACCGATGGGACTTCGAGCCGCTGTAA